One genomic segment of Virgibacillus doumboii includes these proteins:
- a CDS encoding RidA family protein codes for MVKAVHTAFAPEAIGPYSQAIEAGDFVYVSGQIGINPGTGEVADGIEEQTKQVMANLLAILKEAGTDFSQVVKFTIYLASMDDFATVNELYSGYLKEPYPARATVEVSRLPKNVLVEIDAVVYKK; via the coding sequence ATGGTAAAAGCAGTACATACTGCATTTGCGCCAGAAGCAATCGGGCCGTATTCGCAGGCAATAGAAGCTGGAGATTTTGTTTATGTTTCAGGACAAATCGGAATTAATCCTGGTACAGGAGAAGTTGCAGACGGAATTGAGGAGCAGACGAAGCAAGTCATGGCAAATCTGCTTGCGATATTAAAAGAAGCAGGAACTGATTTTTCCCAGGTAGTGAAGTTTACGATTTATTTAGCATCAATGGATGACTTTGCAACGGTGAACGAATTGTACAGCGGTTATTTAAAAGAACCCTACCCGGCACGTGCTACTGTTGAAGTAAGCAGATTACCAAAGAATGTTCTTGTGGAAATAGATGCAGTTGTTTATAAAAAATAA